From one Mycolicibacterium sp. HK-90 genomic stretch:
- a CDS encoding acyl-CoA dehydrogenase family protein yields MDFKTTEAADDLGGLVRTITESVCTPEHQRELDKLEQRVDTDLWAKLVEADVLSAAAPESAGGGGFGVLEQAAVLTALGRQLAAVPYLESVVLGAGALAAFGSEALRTEWAQPAVAGDKILTVALDGEMGQGPVQAQADGSGHKLTGSRTLVNYGPVADAFLVPAETPSGTSVFLVAKDDPGVTVSPLSTTGKGSVALLELEGTTVDAGRLVGGAEVADWLTTHAALGRSAFQLGVLERALELTSEYAREREQFDRPIGSFQAVSSRLADGYIDVKGLRLTLTQAAWRLSEDLPADIDVASAAFWAAEAGHRVAHTAVHVHGGVGIDMDHPVHRYFLAAKQTEFGVGGATGQLLRIGRELADTPV; encoded by the coding sequence ATGGATTTCAAGACGACAGAAGCCGCCGACGACCTGGGCGGCCTGGTGCGCACGATCACCGAGTCGGTGTGCACACCCGAACACCAGCGTGAGCTCGACAAGCTGGAGCAGCGTGTCGACACGGACCTGTGGGCCAAGCTGGTCGAGGCCGACGTGCTTTCGGCCGCGGCACCGGAGTCGGCGGGCGGTGGCGGTTTCGGCGTGCTCGAGCAGGCCGCCGTGCTGACCGCACTCGGCCGCCAACTGGCCGCCGTGCCGTACCTGGAGTCGGTGGTGCTGGGCGCTGGCGCGCTGGCCGCGTTCGGCTCCGAGGCCCTGCGCACCGAATGGGCACAGCCCGCGGTGGCCGGCGACAAGATCCTCACGGTGGCGCTCGACGGCGAGATGGGCCAGGGCCCGGTGCAGGCCCAGGCGGACGGTTCCGGCCACAAGCTCACCGGCAGCCGCACCCTGGTCAACTACGGGCCGGTGGCCGACGCGTTCCTGGTACCCGCTGAAACCCCGTCGGGCACGTCGGTCTTCCTGGTCGCAAAGGACGATCCCGGCGTCACCGTGTCTCCGTTGAGCACCACCGGCAAGGGCAGCGTCGCCCTGCTGGAACTCGAGGGCACGACGGTTGACGCCGGCCGTCTCGTCGGCGGCGCTGAGGTCGCGGACTGGCTCACCACGCATGCCGCGTTGGGCCGCAGCGCTTTCCAGCTCGGCGTGCTGGAGCGGGCCTTGGAGCTGACCTCTGAGTACGCCCGCGAACGCGAGCAGTTCGACCGGCCGATCGGCAGCTTCCAGGCCGTCTCGTCGCGGCTGGCCGACGGATACATCGACGTCAAGGGCCTGCGCCTGACGCTGACCCAGGCGGCCTGGCGGTTGTCCGAGGATCTGCCCGCCGACATCGATGTCGCCAGTGCGGCGTTCTGGGCCGCCGAGGCCGGACACCGCGTCGCGCACACCGCCGTGCACGTGCACGGTGGCGTCGGCATCGACATGGATCACCCGGTGCACCGGTACTTCCTGGCCGCCAAGCAGACCGAGTTCGGCGTCGGCGGGGCCACCGGGCAGCTGCTGCGCATCGGCCGCGAACTCGCCGACACCCCGGTCTAG
- a CDS encoding TetR/AcrR family transcriptional regulator, which produces MAGRPRDASIDERVLAVTRELLVEVGWDDLSVRLVAARSGVGRSSLNRRWASKAELVLHAILGEAPDMSPFSGTDLAGWIDWVVRGSHELFSRPDVSEAVPGLLLALRENDALRKALWDGFSGPAIEMFAARGYGTEADARAALAMAAGAALFTTTVATDDDSPDLQRRLAGMLSRALGVSPAE; this is translated from the coding sequence ATGGCCGGGCGACCACGTGATGCGTCGATCGACGAGCGGGTGCTCGCGGTGACCCGTGAATTGCTGGTCGAGGTGGGTTGGGACGATCTGAGCGTCCGTCTGGTCGCGGCCCGTTCCGGGGTCGGGCGGTCCAGCCTGAACCGGCGCTGGGCGTCGAAAGCCGAACTGGTGCTGCACGCGATCCTCGGCGAGGCACCGGACATGTCACCGTTCTCCGGCACGGACCTGGCCGGGTGGATCGATTGGGTGGTGCGCGGCAGCCACGAACTGTTCAGCCGCCCGGACGTGAGCGAGGCAGTGCCCGGATTGTTGTTGGCGCTGCGCGAGAACGACGCGTTGCGCAAGGCATTGTGGGACGGGTTCAGTGGGCCGGCGATCGAGATGTTCGCCGCCCGGGGTTATGGGACGGAGGCCGACGCCAGGGCCGCCTTGGCGATGGCCGCCGGGGCGGCGCTTTTCACCACCACGGTGGCGACCGACGACGATTCGCCCGACCTGCAGCGGCGCCTGGCGGGAATGCTCAGCCGGGCCCTCGGCGTCTCACCGGCCGAATGA
- a CDS encoding AraC family transcriptional regulator produces MGYRELEPPPRLRELVECRWVRTGPAEPGRILPDGCMDLIEMNDTIVVAGPDTSAFIAAGSRDPVQGLRFRPGVLPRLLGVPASELRNTRAELSDLRAIGRPGSLEELVATLAAEAPRTETAPWSLPMLADVTRQLAAGRSVAATARRAGWSNRTLQRQCAAVYGYGPASLRRILRFRRAVRLLGAGAAPSVVAAQAGYADQPHLHREIRALAGVGIRQLRQPSSAANRSTEVPSGSSTVA; encoded by the coding sequence GTGGGCTACCGCGAACTCGAACCGCCGCCACGATTGCGCGAGCTCGTGGAGTGCCGGTGGGTCCGCACCGGCCCGGCCGAACCCGGCCGGATTCTGCCCGACGGCTGCATGGACCTGATCGAGATGAACGACACGATCGTCGTCGCCGGCCCGGACACCTCGGCATTCATCGCCGCGGGGAGCCGGGATCCGGTGCAGGGGCTGCGGTTTCGGCCCGGCGTACTGCCGCGACTACTCGGCGTTCCGGCATCCGAACTGCGCAACACCCGGGCCGAGCTAAGCGACCTGCGCGCGATCGGCCGGCCCGGTTCGCTCGAAGAGCTCGTCGCCACGCTGGCGGCCGAGGCGCCGCGCACCGAGACCGCCCCATGGTCGCTGCCGATGCTCGCCGACGTGACGCGCCAACTGGCGGCCGGACGATCGGTCGCCGCGACGGCGCGCCGGGCCGGGTGGTCGAACCGCACGCTGCAACGGCAGTGCGCGGCGGTGTACGGGTACGGACCGGCCAGCCTGCGTCGCATCCTCCGTTTCCGCCGGGCCGTCCGACTACTCGGCGCAGGTGCGGCCCCCAGCGTCGTCGCGGCGCAGGCCGGCTATGCCGATCAACCCCACCTGCACCGCGAGATCCGCGCGTTGGCCGGGGTGGGAATACGCCAGCTGCGTCAGCCCTCCAGCGCCGCGAACAGGTCCACCGAAGTGCCATCGGGGTCTTCGACGGTCGCGTAG
- the fadD17 gene encoding long-chain-fatty-acid--CoA ligase FadD17, with protein MGGPTVAQLLAPLAEVTDRGLYQEDSFVSWADHIAAGACLAAALRARLDPTKPPHVGALLGNTTFFSSLLVAAGLSGLVPVGLNQTRRGEALARDIAKADCQLVLADSSVTVPPGVDYIDVESADWATELASYRDTPVTFADLSADDLFMLIFTSGTSGDPKAVRVTHDKVAFPGRMLADRFGLGPADTVYLSMPLFHSNAIMAGWAVAAAAGASIALRRKFSASGFMPDIRRYGATYANYVGKPLSYILATPPAPDDTDNPLRILYGNEGAPRDLGRFAERFGVTVVDGFGSSEGGVAIARTPDTPEGALGPLTDQVAIVDVDTGEPCPPGVVGELVNPTGAGWFRGYYNDAEAEADRMAGGVYHTGDLAYLDEDGFAHFAGRLGDWMRVDGENLGTAPIERILLRHPDVAEAAVYPIPDPAVGDQVMAALVLTPDATFDIDKFRRFLHEQPDLGPKQWPSYVRVGTTLPRTETFKVIKRQLSAEGTECADPVWPISR; from the coding sequence ATGGGGGGTCCAACCGTCGCCCAGCTGCTTGCTCCGCTGGCCGAGGTCACCGACCGTGGCCTCTACCAAGAGGATTCGTTCGTCAGCTGGGCCGACCACATCGCCGCCGGGGCATGCCTGGCCGCGGCGCTGCGGGCACGGTTGGACCCCACCAAACCCCCGCATGTCGGGGCACTGCTGGGCAACACCACGTTCTTCTCCAGCCTGCTGGTGGCCGCGGGCCTGAGTGGGCTGGTGCCCGTCGGGCTCAACCAGACCCGTCGCGGCGAGGCCCTGGCCCGCGACATCGCCAAGGCCGACTGTCAGCTGGTGCTGGCCGATTCATCGGTCACCGTCCCGCCCGGCGTGGACTACATCGATGTCGAATCTGCCGACTGGGCAACCGAACTCGCCTCATATCGGGATACCCCGGTGACTTTCGCCGACCTGTCGGCCGACGACCTGTTCATGCTGATCTTCACCTCGGGTACCAGTGGCGACCCCAAGGCGGTGCGGGTCACCCACGACAAGGTGGCGTTTCCCGGCCGGATGCTGGCCGACCGGTTCGGGCTGGGTCCGGCCGACACCGTGTACCTGTCGATGCCGCTGTTCCATTCCAACGCGATCATGGCGGGCTGGGCCGTCGCCGCCGCGGCCGGAGCGTCGATCGCGTTGCGGCGCAAGTTCTCCGCCTCCGGTTTCATGCCCGACATCCGGCGCTATGGCGCCACCTACGCCAACTACGTCGGCAAGCCACTGTCCTACATCCTGGCCACCCCACCGGCGCCAGACGATACCGACAATCCATTGCGGATCCTTTACGGCAACGAAGGCGCCCCGCGGGATCTGGGCCGGTTCGCCGAGCGGTTCGGGGTCACCGTGGTCGACGGATTCGGTTCCAGCGAAGGCGGTGTGGCGATCGCCCGCACCCCCGACACCCCCGAAGGTGCCCTCGGCCCGCTCACCGACCAGGTGGCGATCGTCGACGTGGACACGGGCGAGCCCTGCCCGCCCGGGGTGGTCGGCGAGTTGGTGAACCCAACCGGCGCAGGATGGTTCCGCGGGTACTACAACGATGCCGAGGCCGAAGCGGACCGGATGGCCGGCGGCGTCTACCACACCGGCGATCTGGCTTACCTCGACGAAGACGGCTTCGCCCATTTCGCCGGGCGTCTCGGCGACTGGATGCGGGTCGACGGGGAGAATCTGGGAACCGCGCCGATCGAGCGAATCCTGTTGCGTCATCCCGATGTCGCCGAGGCTGCGGTCTATCCCATCCCCGACCCCGCGGTGGGCGATCAGGTGATGGCCGCGCTGGTGTTGACGCCGGACGCGACGTTCGACATCGACAAGTTCCGGCGGTTTCTGCACGAGCAACCCGATCTCGGCCCCAAGCAGTGGCCGTCATACGTGCGGGTCGGCACCACACTGCCGCGCACCGAGACGTTCAAGGTGATCAAGCGGCAGTTGTCGGCCGAGGGCACCGAGTGCGCCGACCCGGTGTGGCCGATCTCCCGCTGA
- a CDS encoding VOC family protein, producing MALNLNSAVIEIVAADLPRSLDFYRLLGLVVPEPDGPHVEVALPGGNRLAFDTEEVIAGMHPGWTPPAGAGRVALAFGLDSPADVDALYQRITGAGHPGTLEPFDAPWGQRYATVEDPDGTSVDLFAALEG from the coding sequence ATGGCCTTGAATCTGAACTCGGCGGTCATCGAGATCGTCGCCGCGGACCTGCCCCGATCCCTCGATTTCTACCGACTGCTCGGCCTGGTGGTGCCCGAGCCCGACGGCCCGCACGTCGAGGTGGCGTTGCCGGGCGGAAACCGGCTGGCATTCGACACCGAGGAGGTGATCGCCGGTATGCACCCCGGCTGGACGCCCCCGGCCGGAGCCGGGCGGGTGGCGCTCGCCTTCGGGCTGGACTCACCGGCCGACGTCGACGCGCTCTATCAGCGGATCACCGGCGCGGGACATCCGGGGACGCTGGAACCCTTCGATGCGCCGTGGGGCCAGCGCTACGCGACCGTCGAAGACCCCGATGGCACTTCGGTGGACCTGTTCGCGGCGCTGGAGGGCTGA
- a CDS encoding bifunctional 2-polyprenyl-6-hydroxyphenol methylase/3-demethylubiquinol 3-O-methyltransferase UbiG produces the protein MGIDQQEQEAEALAANRANWDDRADVHARSQMYDVAGFLADPTEISRVVRNDLEVLAPHLGGTGVKDRSLLHLQCHIGTDTISWARLGARDVHGVDLSPNSLRHAARIAEADGREITWVVGDARFASTLIQRRFETVVTSTGTIVWLPELANWARSIHDLLEPGGLFLIRDDHPILSAMDYEPWDITDDYLNGGGVRTYDDAGTYTENSAGQIANVRNHEWRHDLSEVITVLLHAGLVIEAFAELPYMDWQAFPALVPCAQGWELPPGAPRIPLNFAVVARRPG, from the coding sequence GTGGGTATTGATCAGCAGGAGCAGGAAGCGGAGGCGCTGGCAGCCAACCGGGCCAATTGGGACGACCGGGCCGATGTGCATGCCCGTTCCCAGATGTATGACGTGGCGGGGTTTCTGGCCGACCCCACCGAAATCTCCCGGGTGGTGCGGAACGACCTCGAGGTGCTTGCCCCGCATCTGGGCGGAACCGGGGTGAAGGACCGCTCGCTGCTGCATCTGCAGTGCCACATCGGCACCGACACCATCTCCTGGGCGCGGTTGGGAGCCCGCGACGTGCACGGCGTCGATCTGTCGCCCAACTCGCTGCGGCACGCGGCCCGGATCGCCGAGGCCGACGGCCGCGAGATCACCTGGGTGGTGGGCGATGCGCGGTTCGCGTCGACGCTGATCCAGCGACGCTTCGAGACCGTGGTGACCAGCACCGGAACCATCGTGTGGCTGCCGGAACTCGCCAATTGGGCGCGGTCGATCCACGACCTGCTCGAACCGGGCGGGCTGTTCCTGATCCGCGACGATCATCCGATCCTGAGCGCCATGGACTACGAGCCGTGGGACATCACCGACGACTACCTCAATGGTGGGGGAGTCCGAACCTACGACGACGCCGGGACTTACACCGAGAACTCGGCCGGTCAGATCGCCAATGTGCGGAATCACGAATGGCGCCATGACCTCTCGGAAGTCATCACCGTGTTGCTGCACGCCGGACTCGTCATCGAGGCGTTCGCCGAGTTGCCGTACATGGACTGGCAGGCATTCCCGGCCCTGGTGCCCTGCGCGCAGGGCTGGGAGTTGCCCCCCGGGGCGCCCCGGATCCCGCTGAACTTCGCGGTCGTCGCGCGGCGGCCCGGTTGA
- a CDS encoding nitronate monooxygenase family protein: MKTDLCERFGIEYPIFVFTPSEKVAAAVSKAGGLGVLGCVRFNDADDLEEVLQWMDANTDGKPYGVDVVMPAKIPTEGTAVDINKLIPQSHRDFVAKTLADLGVPPLPADEERNEGVLGWLHSVARSHVEVALKHPIKLIANALGSPPVDVIEQAHAAGVPVAALAGSAKHALRHVENGVDIVVAQGHEAGGHTGEIGSMVLWPEIVDALDGKAPVLAAGGIGTGKQVAAALALGASGVWMGSAFLTSAEYDLGHRLPGGTSTIQEALLKATTADTVRRKIYTGKPARLLKTKWTDAWDAPDAPEPLPMPLQNILVSEAHQRMNESDNPDTVSMPVGQIVGRMNEIRPVADIIGELVSGFEAATRRLDGIAES; the protein is encoded by the coding sequence ATGAAGACTGATCTCTGCGAAAGATTCGGGATCGAATACCCGATCTTCGTCTTCACCCCGTCGGAGAAAGTGGCCGCCGCGGTCAGCAAGGCCGGCGGCCTGGGCGTGCTGGGCTGCGTGCGGTTCAATGACGCCGACGACCTCGAAGAGGTCCTGCAGTGGATGGACGCCAACACCGACGGCAAGCCCTACGGCGTCGACGTGGTGATGCCGGCCAAGATCCCCACCGAGGGCACGGCCGTCGACATCAACAAGCTGATCCCGCAGAGTCACCGCGACTTCGTCGCGAAAACCCTTGCCGATCTGGGTGTTCCGCCGCTCCCGGCGGATGAGGAGCGCAACGAGGGCGTGCTGGGCTGGCTGCACTCGGTGGCCCGCAGCCACGTCGAGGTCGCACTCAAGCACCCGATCAAGCTGATCGCCAACGCCCTGGGTTCCCCGCCGGTCGACGTCATCGAGCAGGCCCACGCCGCGGGTGTCCCGGTGGCCGCACTGGCCGGCAGCGCCAAGCATGCGCTGCGCCACGTCGAGAACGGCGTCGACATCGTCGTTGCTCAGGGGCACGAGGCCGGTGGCCACACCGGAGAGATCGGCTCCATGGTGCTGTGGCCGGAAATCGTTGACGCCCTTGACGGTAAGGCCCCGGTGCTGGCCGCCGGCGGTATCGGCACCGGCAAGCAGGTAGCGGCCGCGCTGGCCCTCGGAGCCTCGGGTGTGTGGATGGGCTCGGCCTTCCTGACCTCGGCCGAGTACGACCTGGGGCATCGGCTGCCCGGCGGCACCTCCACGATCCAGGAGGCGCTGCTCAAGGCGACCACCGCCGACACCGTGCGCCGCAAGATCTACACCGGCAAGCCGGCCCGGCTGCTCAAGACCAAGTGGACCGACGCCTGGGATGCCCCGGACGCGCCCGAGCCGCTGCCGATGCCGCTGCAGAACATCCTGGTCAGCGAGGCCCATCAGCGGATGAACGAGTCGGACAACCCCGACACCGTGTCCATGCCGGTCGGTCAGATCGTGGGCCGGATGAACGAGATCCGCCCGGTCGCCGACATCATCGGTGAACTGGTCTCGGGTTTCGAGGCCGCCACCAGGCGCCTGGACGGTATCGCCGAAAGCTGA
- a CDS encoding NAD-dependent epimerase/dehydratase family protein yields the protein MHIAMTGGTGYLGAHTVRGLLEAGHRIRLLVAPGCGGDEVIGRLATLGEMTVLEGDIRDGDTVAKLLSGCDALIHAAGIVGTDRRREQLMWEINAHATEAVLNRAVDAGLDPIVSVSSYSSLFPPPNGVISADTPPAPGRSPYAQTKAYADRVARRLQESGAPVVVTYPSSVVGPAFFTAAGVTERGWAPIAKAAVAPRMPGGMQMVDVRDVALVHERLMVPGRGPNRYVCGGVMVSFNEMIDVLEQGTGRRIRRIPLSASLFRGIGWCSDLLGGILPLGDGISYEAAMLLTAATPTDDKSTLTDLGIDAWRSPQAAMLASFGR from the coding sequence ATGCACATCGCAATGACCGGCGGCACCGGCTACCTCGGGGCACACACCGTTCGGGGCCTGCTCGAAGCGGGCCACCGCATCCGACTACTGGTCGCCCCCGGCTGCGGTGGCGATGAGGTGATCGGCCGTCTCGCCACCCTCGGTGAGATGACGGTGCTCGAAGGCGACATCCGCGACGGTGACACCGTCGCGAAGCTGCTGTCGGGGTGCGACGCCCTGATCCATGCCGCGGGCATCGTCGGCACCGATCGTCGTCGCGAGCAGTTGATGTGGGAGATCAACGCGCACGCGACCGAGGCCGTACTGAACCGCGCCGTCGACGCCGGGCTCGACCCGATCGTCTCGGTCAGCAGCTACAGCTCGCTGTTCCCGCCGCCAAATGGGGTGATCTCCGCCGATACCCCGCCGGCGCCGGGTCGCAGCCCGTACGCCCAGACCAAGGCCTACGCCGATCGGGTGGCCCGCCGATTGCAGGAATCCGGTGCGCCCGTCGTGGTCACCTACCCGTCGAGTGTTGTCGGCCCGGCCTTCTTCACCGCCGCCGGAGTGACCGAGCGCGGGTGGGCCCCGATCGCGAAAGCCGCTGTGGCGCCGCGCATGCCGGGTGGAATGCAGATGGTCGACGTACGCGATGTCGCGCTGGTACACGAGCGGCTGATGGTCCCGGGACGCGGACCCAACCGATACGTCTGCGGCGGTGTGATGGTGTCGTTCAACGAGATGATCGACGTGCTGGAACAGGGCACCGGGCGCCGGATTCGACGAATCCCGTTGTCGGCAAGCCTTTTCCGGGGCATCGGCTGGTGCTCGGACCTGCTCGGCGGGATACTCCCGCTCGGCGACGGGATCAGCTACGAAGCCGCGATGCTGCTCACCGCGGCCACCCCGACCGACGACAAGAGCACGCTCACCGACCTGGGTATCGACGCCTGGCGTTCGCCACAGGCCGCGATGCTGGCGTCATTCGGCCGGTGA
- a CDS encoding acyl-CoA synthetase, with protein sequence MALNIADLAEHAIDAVPDRVALISGDEQLTYGQLEEKANRLAHYLIDQGVKKDDKVGLYCRNRIEIVIGMLGIVKAGAILVNVNFRYVEGELKYLFDNSDMVALIHERRYADRVANVLPETPNVKTILAVEDGSDDDFQRYGGVAFEDALAQGSPERDFGPRSADDIYLLYTGGTTGFPKGVMWRHEDIYRVLFGGTDFATGEPVADEYDLSKQAVANPPMIRLPIPPMIHGATQSATWMSLFSGQTVVLAPEFNADEVWQMIHEHKVNLLFFTGDAMARPLLDSLLAAQAAGKEHDLSSLFLLASTAALFSTSLKEKFLELLPNRIITDSIGSSETGFGGTSIVAKGQSHTGGPRVTIDKNTKVLDEDGNEVKPGSGVRGIIAKCGHIPVGYFKDEKKTAETFRTYNGVRYAIPGDYAEVEADGSVTMLGRGSVSINSGGEKIYPEEVEAALKGHPDVFDALVVGVPDERFGQHVAAVVQPREGARPTLAELDTFVRSEIAGYKVPRSLWLVDEVKRSPAGKPDYRWAKDTTEERAADDVHANHVGAKQ encoded by the coding sequence GTGGCTCTGAATATTGCTGATCTTGCCGAGCACGCCATCGACGCTGTGCCGGACCGTGTCGCGCTGATTTCCGGCGACGAGCAGCTGACCTACGGGCAGTTGGAGGAGAAGGCCAACCGTCTGGCCCACTATCTGATCGACCAGGGCGTCAAGAAGGACGACAAGGTCGGCCTTTACTGCCGTAACCGCATCGAGATCGTGATCGGGATGCTGGGCATCGTGAAGGCCGGCGCGATCTTGGTGAACGTCAACTTCCGTTACGTCGAGGGTGAGCTGAAGTACCTGTTCGACAATTCGGACATGGTCGCGCTCATCCACGAGCGCCGCTACGCCGACCGGGTGGCCAACGTTCTGCCCGAGACCCCGAACGTGAAGACCATCCTGGCGGTCGAGGACGGGTCGGACGACGACTTCCAGCGCTACGGCGGCGTGGCATTCGAAGATGCCCTGGCCCAGGGCTCACCCGAGCGTGACTTCGGCCCGCGCAGCGCCGACGACATCTACCTGCTCTACACCGGCGGCACCACCGGCTTCCCCAAGGGCGTCATGTGGCGTCATGAGGACATCTACCGAGTGCTGTTCGGCGGCACCGACTTCGCCACCGGCGAACCCGTTGCCGACGAGTACGACCTGTCCAAGCAGGCCGTGGCCAACCCGCCGATGATCCGGCTGCCCATCCCGCCGATGATCCACGGCGCGACGCAGTCGGCCACCTGGATGTCGCTGTTCTCCGGCCAGACCGTCGTGCTGGCGCCGGAGTTCAACGCCGACGAGGTCTGGCAGATGATCCACGAGCACAAGGTCAATCTGCTGTTCTTCACCGGCGACGCGATGGCCCGGCCGCTGCTGGACTCCCTGCTGGCCGCGCAGGCCGCCGGCAAGGAACACGACTTGTCGTCGTTGTTCCTGCTCGCCAGCACCGCGGCGCTGTTCTCCACCAGCCTCAAGGAGAAGTTCCTCGAGCTGCTGCCCAACCGGATCATCACCGACTCGATCGGCTCGTCGGAGACGGGCTTCGGCGGCACCAGCATCGTGGCCAAGGGTCAGTCGCACACCGGTGGTCCACGCGTCACCATCGACAAGAACACCAAGGTGCTCGACGAGGACGGCAACGAGGTCAAGCCCGGCTCGGGCGTGCGCGGCATCATCGCCAAGTGCGGCCACATCCCGGTCGGCTACTTCAAGGACGAGAAGAAGACCGCCGAGACCTTCCGCACCTACAACGGGGTGCGCTACGCCATCCCGGGTGATTACGCCGAGGTCGAGGCCGACGGCAGCGTGACCATGCTGGGCCGCGGCTCGGTGTCGATCAACAGCGGCGGCGAGAAGATCTACCCTGAAGAGGTCGAGGCCGCGCTCAAGGGCCATCCGGACGTCTTCGACGCGCTGGTGGTCGGGGTACCCGACGAGCGCTTCGGTCAGCACGTGGCCGCCGTCGTGCAGCCGCGCGAGGGCGCCCGCCCGACCTTGGCCGAGCTCGACACCTTCGTGCGCAGCGAGATCGCGGGATACAAAGTGCCGCGCAGTCTCTGGCTGGTCGACGAGGTCAAGCGCTCGCCTGCGGGCAAGCCCGACTACCGGTGGGCCAAGGACACCACCGAAGAGCGTGCGGCCGATGACGTGCACGCCAATCACGTTGGAGCGAAGCAATGA
- a CDS encoding succinic semialdehyde dehydrogenase, giving the protein MPAPSAADFARLRALVAIDDVESRQSKPIDEVFTGKELTTIPVGTAADVTAAFAKARAAQAQWAKRPVKERAAVIKRFGALLAENRDFLMDVAQAETGKARSAAQEEIVDMILNAGYYAREASRLLSTKRVQGLLPGFVKTVVNHHPKGVIGVISPWNYPMTLSISDSIPALLAGNAVVVKPDSQTPYCTLANAELLYQAGLPRELFAVVPGPGSVVGTAIVENCDYLMFTGSTATGRALAEQCGRRLIGFSAELGGKNPMIVTKGANLKVAAKAATRACFSNAGQLCISIERIYVERDVADEFTAKFAEQVRNMNLSAAYDFTADMGSLISEDQIKTVSGHVDDAKAKGAKVVAGGNARPDIGPLFFEPTVLTGVTDEMECARNETFGPLVSIYPVDSVAEAIEKANDTEYGLNASVWAGSKSEGEAIAARINSGTVNVDEGYALAFGSTAAPMGGMKASGVGRRHGADGILKYTESQTVSTARVINLDPPLGISQTVWQKALTPMIRAMQKLPGR; this is encoded by the coding sequence ATGCCTGCTCCGTCCGCCGCCGACTTCGCCCGCCTGCGCGCGCTGGTCGCCATCGACGACGTCGAATCCCGGCAGTCCAAGCCGATCGACGAGGTCTTCACCGGCAAGGAGCTGACCACCATCCCGGTCGGCACCGCCGCGGATGTGACGGCCGCCTTCGCCAAAGCGCGTGCCGCACAGGCGCAGTGGGCGAAGCGCCCGGTCAAGGAACGCGCCGCGGTGATCAAGCGGTTCGGCGCACTGCTGGCCGAGAATCGCGACTTCCTGATGGATGTGGCCCAGGCCGAAACGGGCAAGGCCCGCTCGGCCGCGCAGGAAGAGATCGTCGACATGATCTTGAACGCGGGCTACTACGCGCGTGAGGCGTCGCGACTGCTCTCCACGAAGCGGGTGCAGGGCCTGCTGCCGGGATTCGTCAAGACCGTGGTCAACCACCACCCCAAGGGCGTCATCGGCGTCATCTCGCCGTGGAACTACCCGATGACCCTGTCGATCTCGGATTCCATCCCGGCCCTGCTGGCCGGCAATGCGGTGGTGGTCAAGCCGGACAGCCAGACCCCCTACTGCACGCTGGCCAATGCCGAACTGCTGTACCAGGCCGGGCTGCCGCGTGAGCTGTTCGCGGTCGTACCCGGGCCCGGCTCCGTGGTCGGCACCGCGATCGTCGAGAACTGCGACTACCTGATGTTCACCGGTTCCACGGCCACCGGCCGGGCCCTGGCCGAGCAGTGCGGCCGCCGGCTGATCGGCTTCTCCGCCGAGCTCGGTGGCAAGAACCCGATGATCGTCACCAAGGGTGCGAACCTGAAGGTGGCCGCCAAGGCCGCCACCCGCGCGTGCTTCTCCAACGCCGGCCAGCTGTGCATCTCGATCGAGCGGATCTATGTCGAGCGGGACGTCGCCGACGAGTTCACCGCCAAGTTCGCCGAGCAGGTGCGCAACATGAACCTGTCGGCGGCCTACGACTTCACCGCCGACATGGGCAGCCTGATCTCCGAAGATCAGATCAAGACCGTCTCCGGTCATGTCGACGATGCAAAAGCCAAGGGCGCCAAGGTAGTAGCCGGCGGCAATGCGCGTCCCGACATCGGTCCGCTGTTCTTCGAGCCGACCGTACTGACCGGTGTCACCGACGAGATGGAATGCGCCCGCAACGAGACCTTCGGCCCGCTGGTGTCGATCTACCCGGTTGATTCCGTCGCCGAGGCCATCGAGAAGGCCAACGACACCGAGTACGGCCTGAACGCCAGCGTGTGGGCCGGGTCGAAGTCCGAGGGTGAGGCGATCGCCGCCCGGATCAACTCGGGCACGGTCAATGTCGACGAGGGCTATGCCCTGGCATTCGGCAGCACCGCGGCGCCGATGGGCGGCATGAAGGCCTCCGGTGTCGGACGCCGCCACGGCGCCGACGGCATCCTGAAGTACACCGAGTCACAGACCGTCTCCACGGCGCGGGTGATCAATCTCGATCCGCCGCTGGGGATCTCGCAGACGGTCTGGCAAAAGGCGCTCACCCCGATGATCCGGGCGATGCAGAAGCTGCCCGGCCGCTAG